A stretch of Pseudomonas sp. LS.1a DNA encodes these proteins:
- a CDS encoding HAD family hydrolase yields MTTQAIWFDFGGVLSPSIAELYRVYEGKTGINRQQMEAAMHEVARPLGVQFQAPIELALMTQVEWGQAMSAALRKLYPGIDLSRCDFDNHGEQWFADHEVNPHMFELFHEVKAAGVKAAILTNNTVEWETSWRRMVGLDDVTDGIIDSCKVGLRKPDPRIFALAARELGVDDHGCVLIDDVEENCEAARAAGWQAIHFQDSLEVCDAVRALLYPSR; encoded by the coding sequence ATGACTACTCAGGCAATCTGGTTCGACTTCGGCGGCGTACTCTCCCCCTCTATCGCTGAGTTGTACCGAGTCTATGAAGGCAAGACCGGCATCAACCGCCAGCAGATGGAAGCGGCCATGCACGAAGTCGCACGTCCACTGGGCGTGCAGTTCCAGGCCCCCATTGAGCTTGCCCTGATGACCCAGGTGGAATGGGGGCAGGCAATGAGCGCCGCGCTGCGCAAGTTGTATCCCGGCATCGACCTCAGCCGCTGCGATTTCGACAACCACGGCGAGCAGTGGTTTGCCGACCATGAGGTCAACCCGCACATGTTCGAACTGTTCCACGAGGTCAAGGCGGCCGGGGTAAAGGCGGCCATCCTCACCAACAATACCGTTGAGTGGGAAACGTCGTGGCGGCGCATGGTCGGCCTGGACGACGTCACGGACGGCATCATCGATTCGTGCAAGGTCGGCCTGCGCAAGCCCGACCCACGCATCTTCGCGCTGGCTGCCCGCGAGCTGGGTGTAGACGACCACGGCTGTGTACTGATCGACGACGTCGAGGAGAACTGTGAGGCGGCCCGCGCCGCCGGCTGGCAGGCGATTCACTTCCAGGACAGCCTCGAAGTGTGCGACGCCGTGCGCGCGCTGCTTTATCCATCCCGTTGA
- a CDS encoding acyl carrier protein: MDILALKKELAGLLELPESKLADDLLLEPLATWDSLTKVTLLGVLNDQFGLALHPEILDELNTLGELFEAVANSLAEPA; this comes from the coding sequence ATGGACATACTCGCCCTGAAAAAAGAGCTGGCCGGGCTTCTGGAACTGCCCGAATCGAAACTTGCCGATGACCTCCTGCTTGAGCCTTTGGCCACTTGGGACTCGCTGACCAAGGTGACCTTGCTTGGCGTGCTCAATGACCAGTTCGGCCTTGCCCTGCACCCGGAGATCCTGGACGAACTGAACACCCTCGGTGAACTGTTCGAAGCGGTCGCCAACAGCCTCGCAGAACCTGCCTGA
- a CDS encoding MFS transporter, producing the protein MDQATDHTPHAGRYYVLAAICLAALVLPLSFTGGAVATPAIGKAFDAEPSSLTWITNAFMLSFGSLLMAAGTLSDIYGRKRLFTLGLALFVIVSILLASVYSIVWLDALRAVQGVAAAAALASGSAALAQEFEDQARTRAFSLLGTTFGLGLAFGPMVSGLLIEQFGWRSIFVSTAVLAAISLLAALSRMRESFNPEAPKLDLPGVLAFSSMLALFTTAIILGPQAGWRSPLILGLFGGAALSLLAFVTIELRARQPMLELSLLKYPRFVGVQILPIGTCYCYIVLIVLLPFRLIGVEGIAPMHSGLIMLALSAPMLVVPLLAAWLTRWVSAGVLSAAGFLVAAAGLYLLAHAAIGDYQQLVLAMLVIGIGTGFPWGLMDGLAVSVIPKEQAGMAAGIFNTTRVAGEGVALAITIALLTALVGNSLGRVLPAGDYSELAQRLVMGDLGQVQGVDPMLLQAAYLDGFGTLVLVLIGFTVLSAGAAFFLLGQDEQARHAKAPHSSLPASDSVRG; encoded by the coding sequence ATGGATCAGGCTACTGATCACACCCCGCACGCGGGCCGTTACTATGTTCTGGCAGCCATCTGCCTGGCCGCCCTGGTGCTGCCGCTGAGTTTCACCGGTGGCGCCGTGGCCACGCCGGCCATCGGCAAGGCCTTCGATGCCGAGCCGTCCTCGCTTACCTGGATCACCAATGCCTTCATGCTCAGTTTCGGCAGCCTGCTGATGGCAGCCGGAACCCTGTCGGACATTTACGGGCGAAAGCGCCTGTTCACGCTGGGCCTGGCCCTGTTCGTCATCGTCAGCATCCTGCTGGCGAGCGTCTACAGCATCGTCTGGCTTGATGCCCTGCGGGCGGTGCAAGGCGTTGCCGCCGCCGCTGCCCTGGCCAGCGGTTCCGCCGCCTTGGCCCAAGAGTTCGAGGACCAGGCCCGCACGCGCGCGTTCAGCCTGCTTGGCACCACGTTCGGGCTGGGCCTGGCGTTCGGGCCGATGGTCAGCGGCCTGCTGATCGAACAGTTCGGCTGGCGCTCGATCTTCGTCAGCACCGCGGTCCTTGCTGCGATCTCGCTGCTGGCGGCGTTGTCACGGATGCGCGAAAGTTTCAACCCCGAAGCGCCCAAGCTGGACCTGCCCGGTGTGCTTGCCTTCTCGAGCATGCTCGCACTGTTTACCACTGCGATCATCCTGGGGCCGCAGGCCGGCTGGCGCTCCCCGCTGATCCTGGGCCTGTTCGGCGGCGCGGCACTGAGCCTGCTGGCGTTCGTGACCATCGAGCTGCGCGCCAGGCAGCCGATGCTCGAGCTGAGCCTGCTGAAATACCCGCGCTTTGTCGGGGTGCAGATTCTGCCGATCGGCACCTGTTATTGCTACATCGTGCTGATCGTGCTGCTTCCGTTTCGCTTGATCGGCGTAGAAGGCATCGCCCCGATGCACAGCGGCCTGATCATGCTGGCACTGTCGGCGCCGATGCTGGTGGTCCCGCTGCTGGCCGCCTGGTTGACCCGCTGGGTAAGTGCTGGCGTGCTGTCGGCTGCAGGCTTCCTGGTGGCGGCCGCGGGGTTGTACCTGTTGGCCCATGCCGCTATTGGCGATTACCAGCAACTGGTGCTGGCAATGCTGGTGATTGGTATCGGCACCGGTTTCCCTTGGGGCCTGATGGACGGGCTGGCGGTTAGCGTGATTCCCAAAGAGCAAGCAGGCATGGCCGCCGGCATCTTCAACACCACCCGGGTAGCGGGCGAAGGTGTCGCCCTGGCGATCACCATCGCCCTGCTCACCGCGTTGGTAGGTAACAGTCTCGGGCGCGTACTGCCTGCCGGCGATTACAGCGAACTGGCGCAGCGCCTGGTGATGGGCGACCTGGGCCAGGTCCAGGGCGTTGACCCCATGCTGCTGCAGGCCGCGTATCTGGACGGCTTCGGCACCTTGGTGCTGGTGCTGATCGGCTTCACCGTGTTGTCGGCTGGTGCGGCGTTCTTCTTGCTTGGGCAAGACGAGCAGGCAAGGCATGCCAAAGCGCCTCACAGCAGCCTGCCAGCCTCCGATTCGGTGCGGGGCTGA
- a CDS encoding thioesterase II family protein: MRACNTQKSIVFIPFAGGSSRAFKALQSTLSPGVDCIDIHYSGRYQGALAPSPTTVGHMANEVIEHLHKSRPAQVVLFGYSLGALVAYEVAQRQAAMPWAITELVVAACRPPHLFSCHGVRVHDEDDDFLDSIATFGTVPPYLYSNPAARKYLLPNLRNDFRAASTYCHRPRPQLNTPLTAIAGAQDSFAPFAEVRAWRQYSNGRFSEHCLPGRHFFYQTQTDRLSEILLDALAA; this comes from the coding sequence ATGCGTGCATGCAACACTCAAAAAAGTATTGTCTTCATTCCCTTTGCCGGGGGTAGCAGCCGTGCATTCAAAGCGCTTCAGAGCACTCTTTCGCCGGGCGTCGACTGTATCGACATTCATTATTCAGGCCGTTATCAAGGCGCACTCGCACCGTCACCCACTACTGTAGGACACATGGCCAATGAGGTGATCGAGCACCTTCACAAGTCACGCCCAGCCCAGGTCGTGCTGTTTGGCTACAGCCTTGGCGCATTGGTGGCATATGAAGTCGCACAGCGCCAAGCGGCCATGCCGTGGGCCATCACCGAACTGGTGGTAGCGGCCTGTCGCCCGCCGCATCTGTTCAGCTGCCATGGCGTCAGGGTACACGATGAAGATGACGATTTTCTCGACTCTATTGCCACGTTCGGCACCGTTCCCCCCTACTTGTATAGCAACCCGGCCGCACGTAAATACCTGCTGCCCAACCTCAGGAACGACTTCCGTGCAGCGAGCACCTACTGCCATCGGCCTCGCCCGCAGTTGAATACACCGCTGACAGCCATAGCCGGTGCCCAGGACAGTTTCGCTCCATTCGCAGAGGTCCGGGCGTGGCGCCAATATAGCAACGGGCGTTTTTCCGAACATTGCCTGCCTGGCCGTCACTTCTTCTACCAAACCCAAACAGACCGATTGTCAGAGATATTGCTGGACGCACTTGCTGCCTGA
- a CDS encoding arsenic transporter, with the protein MPVFDPSSLIWTVAAVATGGVILRPWRVPEYIWAVGAALLLTVFGLVPLHTALAAVAEGGDVYLFLIGMMVLAELARQEGLFDWLAMYAVQHARGSGQRLFDLVFLVGVLVTVFLSNDATAVVLTPAVYAACRAAKAEPLPYLFICAFIANAASFVLPISNPANLVVFGSQMPPLLEWLRQFTLPSLAAIGLTYLVLRLAQRKQIRQPLATAIDVQPLSSGARLCALGIVLTGVLLLLTSALDRQLGLPTFCAGIATAGLIHLRQRRNPMPVLKGVAWGVLPLVAGLFVLVEAVAQTGVIEHLAHGLAALARSSEHQASWGAGVVAAIAGNLMNNLPTGLIAGSVGHIVDLPARTTAALLIGVDLGPNLSITGSLATLLWLVAVRREGEHVGALDFLRLGALVMPPALIGALGLLHL; encoded by the coding sequence CTGGGCGGTTGGCGCCGCTTTGTTGCTGACCGTGTTTGGCCTGGTGCCACTGCACACAGCCCTCGCCGCTGTCGCCGAGGGTGGCGATGTGTACTTGTTTCTGATCGGTATGATGGTGCTGGCCGAACTGGCACGCCAGGAAGGGCTGTTCGACTGGCTGGCCATGTACGCGGTGCAGCATGCCCGGGGCTCCGGCCAGCGCCTGTTCGACCTGGTATTCCTGGTGGGGGTACTGGTAACGGTGTTCCTCTCCAACGATGCCACGGCTGTGGTGCTGACCCCAGCAGTGTACGCCGCCTGCAGGGCGGCCAAGGCCGAGCCGCTGCCCTATCTGTTCATCTGTGCCTTCATCGCCAATGCCGCCAGTTTTGTGCTGCCCATTTCCAACCCGGCCAACCTGGTAGTGTTCGGCAGCCAGATGCCGCCGTTGCTGGAGTGGCTGCGGCAATTCACCTTGCCATCGCTGGCCGCCATCGGCCTGACCTACCTGGTGCTGCGGCTGGCCCAGCGCAAGCAGATCCGCCAGCCCCTGGCGACGGCCATCGACGTGCAACCGCTGTCCAGCGGTGCACGTTTGTGCGCGCTGGGTATCGTGCTGACAGGTGTACTGTTGCTGCTGACCTCCGCCCTGGACCGGCAGCTCGGCTTACCCACCTTCTGCGCCGGCATCGCCACGGCCGGGCTGATTCACCTGCGCCAACGGCGCAACCCGATGCCGGTGCTCAAAGGCGTGGCATGGGGCGTACTGCCGTTGGTGGCGGGCCTGTTCGTGCTGGTGGAAGCGGTGGCACAGACGGGTGTGATCGAGCACCTGGCCCATGGCTTGGCCGCGCTGGCGCGCAGCTCCGAGCACCAGGCGAGCTGGGGCGCCGGCGTGGTCGCGGCTATCGCCGGCAACCTGATGAACAATCTGCCGACCGGCCTGATCGCAGGCTCCGTTGGCCATATTGTCGACTTACCCGCGAGAACCACTGCGGCGCTGCTGATCGGCGTCGACCTCGGGCCGAACCTGTCGATTACCGGCTCCCTGGCCACTTTGCTCTGGCTGGTTGCCGTTCGCCGTGAAGGCGAACACGTCGGTGCCTTGGACTTCCTGCGCCTGGGGGCGCTGGTAATGCCGCCTGCCTTGATCGGGGCGTTGGGGTTGCTTCATTTGTGA
- a CDS encoding LysR substrate-binding domain-containing protein, with amino-acid sequence MESLNGILAFVKTAESLSFVSAARAMGISASAVGKNVARLESSLKVRLFQRSTRKVSLTAEGQLFYERCRRILDDLQDAEAMLSHAIQAPRGRLRVSLPTIGYRFLLPLMPAFRKAYPEIELEMDFNDHLVDLIDDGFDVVIRSGGLADSKLMSRKLGPFRFVLCAAPTYLARKGRPQTLADLERHDCLRYRFVTTGKIMDWSLGADPEITQLRLPTVLTLNNMEAMLMAAVDGHGIAYMPDFLVRESVRTGALESLLDAHTSDQGQFWALWQSSRHLSPKIRVFVDFIAERLFKA; translated from the coding sequence ATGGAAAGCCTGAACGGCATCCTCGCCTTCGTGAAAACCGCCGAGTCGTTGAGCTTCGTCAGCGCGGCGCGGGCGATGGGTATTTCCGCATCGGCGGTCGGCAAGAACGTTGCCCGCCTGGAGAGTTCGTTGAAGGTGCGGCTGTTCCAGCGCAGTACGCGCAAGGTCAGCCTGACGGCGGAAGGCCAGCTGTTCTATGAGCGCTGCCGGCGCATCCTCGACGACCTGCAGGATGCGGAGGCCATGCTGTCCCATGCGATACAGGCCCCGCGTGGTCGCTTGCGGGTCAGCCTCCCGACCATCGGCTACCGTTTTCTGCTGCCGTTGATGCCGGCTTTTCGCAAGGCATACCCTGAAATCGAACTGGAAATGGACTTCAACGACCACCTGGTCGACCTGATCGACGATGGCTTCGATGTGGTGATCCGCAGTGGTGGGCTAGCCGATTCAAAATTGATGTCGCGCAAGCTCGGGCCGTTCCGCTTTGTCCTGTGCGCAGCGCCTACCTACCTGGCACGCAAGGGGCGGCCCCAGACGCTAGCCGACCTGGAGCGACACGACTGCCTGCGCTATCGCTTCGTCACGACCGGCAAGATCATGGACTGGAGCCTCGGCGCCGATCCCGAGATTACCCAGTTGCGCTTACCCACGGTGCTGACGCTGAACAACATGGAGGCAATGCTCATGGCTGCGGTGGACGGCCATGGCATCGCCTACATGCCGGACTTTCTGGTACGTGAATCGGTCAGGACTGGCGCCCTGGAAAGCCTGCTTGATGCGCATACCTCCGACCAGGGCCAGTTCTGGGCGCTGTGGCAATCGAGCCGCCACCTGTCGCCGAAGATCCGTGTGTTCGTCGACTTCATCGCCGAGCGTTTGTTCAAGGCGTAA
- a CDS encoding MFS transporter, translating to MAITRNNGIPVLALVGLAVVCGLSVANVYFNQALLPLLATALQVGTGEVSWIATASQLGYALGMLLIVPLGDRLDPRRLCQALLVWTAVMLGLASITSSLAGLATLSALVCMGTCIPQVMLPYVAGLSCAQHRSRNLALLQTGLVAGILLSRSLAGLLSELAGWQAVYRCAALGMLACALALPGLIDARPRTTGAPGYAQLMYSMAGLLRVEPLLRLSCVLGASLFAAFSAFWSVIAFKLQASPLGLSNADIGIFSFWGALAGLLTPMAGKLCDRYGTVAMSILSIVLACLAFTLLISWPQLGVLLLGANLLCFALQLGQVCNQSRIFSLSAEYRSRLNTVYMVCNFCGGALGSAMGGWLWQHWHWKGPLLFGLACSLGAGATLFTMLRPHTGTLPSQ from the coding sequence ATGGCGATTACACGCAACAACGGGATCCCTGTGCTCGCCCTCGTCGGCCTGGCGGTGGTCTGTGGCCTGTCGGTGGCAAACGTGTACTTCAATCAGGCCCTTCTGCCGTTACTCGCCACAGCGTTGCAAGTGGGCACGGGTGAAGTCAGCTGGATAGCCACAGCTTCACAGCTTGGTTATGCGCTAGGAATGCTGCTGATTGTGCCCTTGGGTGATCGCCTCGATCCACGTCGACTGTGCCAAGCCCTGCTGGTCTGGACCGCAGTGATGCTCGGTCTGGCCAGCATTACCAGTAGCCTGGCAGGCCTGGCGACGCTGAGTGCGCTAGTGTGCATGGGCACCTGCATTCCACAGGTGATGTTGCCCTATGTCGCTGGGCTGTCCTGCGCCCAGCATCGTAGCCGCAACCTTGCCCTGCTGCAGACCGGCCTGGTGGCCGGGATCCTGCTGTCGCGCTCGTTGGCCGGGCTGCTTAGCGAGCTTGCCGGGTGGCAGGCGGTGTACCGCTGCGCCGCCCTCGGTATGCTGGCTTGCGCGCTAGCCCTGCCCGGGTTGATCGACGCCCGCCCGCGCACTACCGGTGCACCCGGCTATGCGCAACTCATGTACTCAATGGCCGGCCTGCTGCGCGTCGAGCCCCTGTTGCGTTTGTCGTGCGTGCTGGGCGCCAGCCTGTTCGCTGCGTTCAGTGCATTCTGGTCGGTGATCGCCTTCAAATTGCAGGCATCGCCTCTGGGCCTGAGCAACGCTGACATTGGCATCTTCAGCTTCTGGGGCGCGCTGGCTGGCCTGCTCACGCCCATGGCGGGCAAGCTGTGTGACCGCTACGGCACGGTAGCCATGAGCATCCTGTCGATTGTGCTGGCGTGCCTCGCCTTCACGCTGCTGATCAGCTGGCCGCAACTGGGCGTGCTGCTACTCGGCGCCAACTTGCTGTGCTTCGCGCTGCAGCTGGGGCAAGTGTGCAACCAGAGCAGGATCTTCAGCCTCAGTGCGGAGTACCGCAGTCGCCTGAACACTGTGTACATGGTGTGCAACTTCTGTGGCGGCGCCCTGGGCAGCGCCATGGGCGGCTGGCTCTGGCAGCACTGGCACTGGAAAGGCCCGCTACTATTCGGCCTGGCCTGCTCCCTCGGGGCCGGCGCTACATTGTTTACGATGTTACGGCCACACACCGGCACGTTACCCAGCCAGTGA
- a CDS encoding ketoacyl-ACP synthase III, translated as MNSTLHGLSIRAVSSALPDRQLTLDDFAALFGEREATRIAKSTGIGSVRIAGELSTTDLACGAARSLFDTADVDPYSIDALVLVTQTPDALMPASSAILAARLGLRRDIPAFDLNFGCSGYVYGLFQASLLVASGSCRRVLLCTSDVISKLLQPQDHHVRMVFGDGASATLVEAGPHSFSFAFSTDGNGARHLGTPLRYQAAEREPGTTSAAIGSLFMDGAQVMNFALEQVPAALHAFLHELQLPADSIPYFLLHQANAFMLHYLGRKLGIDAARIPVHVDGIGNTGPSSIPVLLSASPDAERLRQDNLVACGFGVGLSVGLAHLSLRDTLLIPPVTLTTSL; from the coding sequence ATGAACAGCACCCTTCATGGCCTTTCGATCCGCGCGGTTTCATCGGCGCTGCCGGATCGTCAACTCACCCTCGATGACTTCGCCGCGCTGTTCGGTGAGCGCGAAGCCACGCGGATTGCCAAAAGCACCGGCATCGGCAGTGTGCGAATCGCCGGTGAGCTGTCCACTACCGATCTCGCCTGTGGTGCGGCTCGCAGCCTGTTTGACACCGCCGATGTCGACCCGTACAGCATCGATGCGCTCGTGCTGGTGACCCAGACACCTGATGCACTGATGCCGGCGAGCAGCGCAATACTCGCAGCCCGACTCGGCCTGCGCCGGGACATCCCGGCGTTCGACCTCAATTTCGGTTGCTCTGGCTACGTGTATGGCCTGTTCCAGGCCTCGCTGCTGGTTGCCAGCGGTAGCTGCCGACGCGTGTTGCTGTGCACCAGCGACGTCATCAGCAAGCTGTTACAGCCACAGGACCATCATGTGCGCATGGTGTTCGGCGACGGTGCCAGCGCCACCCTGGTAGAGGCTGGCCCACACAGTTTCTCGTTCGCTTTTTCCACCGACGGCAACGGCGCCAGGCATCTGGGGACACCGTTACGGTATCAGGCCGCAGAGCGCGAGCCAGGCACCACCAGCGCAGCAATTGGCAGCCTGTTCATGGACGGTGCGCAGGTGATGAACTTCGCCTTGGAGCAGGTTCCGGCCGCACTGCATGCCTTCTTGCATGAGCTGCAGCTACCGGCTGACAGCATCCCGTACTTCCTGCTGCACCAAGCCAACGCCTTCATGCTGCATTACCTCGGCCGAAAGCTTGGCATCGACGCGGCTCGCATCCCGGTGCATGTGGACGGTATCGGCAACACCGGGCCGTCATCGATCCCTGTACTACTGTCGGCCAGCCCGGATGCCGAACGCCTGCGCCAGGACAACCTGGTGGCTTGTGGCTTTGGCGTCGGCCTTTCGGTTGGCCTGGCGCATTTGTCGCTGCGCGACACCCTGCTGATTCCCCCCGTCACCCTGACGACTTCACTCTGA
- a CDS encoding SDR family NAD(P)-dependent oxidoreductase: MAEPITLITGTRKGIGRHLAEHYLTRGHRVIGCSRQASDLDHPGYEHFALDVADEAAVLAMVSEIRRRHQRLDHLINNAGIASMNHSLLTPYSTAEQIVRTNLLGTFLLSREAAKLMKREGAGRIINFSTVARPLKLEGEALYAASKAAVETLTAVMAKELASYGITVNALGPTPIDTDLTRAIPASKMNALLQQQAIKRLGSFDDVSHVTDFFLSAQSDFITGQVIYLGGL; the protein is encoded by the coding sequence ATGGCTGAGCCGATCACGCTCATCACCGGCACCCGTAAAGGTATCGGTCGGCACTTGGCCGAGCACTACCTGACGCGTGGTCATCGGGTCATTGGTTGCAGCCGCCAGGCTAGCGATCTTGACCATCCCGGGTACGAACACTTCGCCCTGGACGTGGCCGACGAGGCCGCTGTGCTAGCCATGGTCAGCGAGATCCGCCGCCGGCACCAACGCCTGGATCACCTGATCAACAACGCCGGCATCGCCAGTATGAACCACTCGCTGCTCACCCCCTACAGTACCGCTGAACAGATCGTGCGCACCAACCTGCTCGGTACCTTTCTACTTAGCCGCGAGGCGGCAAAGCTGATGAAGCGTGAGGGTGCCGGGCGCATCATCAACTTCTCCACGGTGGCCAGGCCACTCAAGCTCGAGGGTGAAGCGCTCTACGCGGCCTCCAAAGCCGCTGTTGAAACCCTCACCGCAGTGATGGCCAAGGAGCTGGCCAGCTACGGGATCACGGTCAATGCCCTTGGGCCGACACCGATCGACACCGACCTGACCCGCGCCATTCCTGCGTCGAAGATGAACGCATTGCTACAGCAACAGGCGATCAAGCGCTTGGGCAGCTTCGATGACGTCAGCCATGTCACCGACTTTTTCCTGTCGGCGCAGAGCGACTTCATCACCGGCCAGGTGATCTACCTCGGCGGGCTCTGA
- a CDS encoding cytochrome P450: protein MTTHSFPFVMDIPNLDAAPYYHVLDSDQPLQQIRLPSGHVATHLTRYDDCRSFLADPSISRTLCNVEGGPTFLPGPTQPELLLNLDNPAHMRSRATVARAFSKRGVESLREHVRTTTRRNVQRMRDGELAPDLFASVLQDLTSSTVCHILGIPLQDRELFRPWSQIIQSAPPDDIPGIEVAVKASFDYLMDFVRGTRHAEPDGFIRQYVDQRASMDDPLTDEEFVGVLLGILLGGDHNALSVMTKSVYTLLCAPALWTHAQRNREQLPALIEELIRVIPIGKLSAFPRITTQAVSTSRGEIPEGTCVYANVFLANRDPAVFSEPLRINPLREDKAAHIQFGHGIHSCMGPALARLEIGIVLETLIEQLPDMQLDRAPKSLAWINGTVLRRPNELPVRF from the coding sequence ATGACGACCCACAGCTTCCCCTTTGTGATGGACATCCCCAACCTGGATGCCGCGCCTTATTACCACGTGCTCGACAGCGACCAGCCACTGCAGCAGATCCGCTTGCCAAGCGGCCACGTCGCCACACACCTGACCCGCTACGACGATTGCCGTAGCTTCCTGGCCGACCCGAGTATCAGCCGCACCCTGTGCAACGTCGAAGGTGGCCCGACCTTCCTTCCAGGCCCGACCCAGCCGGAGCTGCTGCTGAACCTCGACAACCCGGCACACATGCGCTCGCGTGCCACTGTGGCCCGAGCCTTCAGCAAGCGCGGGGTGGAAAGCCTGCGCGAGCATGTACGAACCACCACCCGGCGCAACGTCCAGCGCATGCGTGACGGCGAGCTGGCACCGGACTTGTTCGCCTCGGTGTTACAGGACCTGACCTCCTCCACCGTGTGCCACATCCTCGGGATCCCGCTGCAGGACCGCGAACTGTTCCGCCCCTGGAGCCAGATCATCCAGTCGGCGCCGCCGGACGATATCCCGGGTATCGAAGTAGCGGTCAAGGCTAGCTTCGATTACCTGATGGACTTCGTGCGTGGCACCCGCCACGCCGAACCGGACGGGTTCATCCGGCAGTACGTCGACCAGCGTGCGAGCATGGACGACCCACTCACCGACGAGGAATTCGTCGGCGTGCTGCTGGGCATTCTGCTAGGTGGCGATCACAACGCCCTGAGCGTGATGACCAAATCGGTCTACACGCTTCTGTGCGCCCCCGCGCTGTGGACGCACGCCCAGCGTAACCGGGAGCAGTTGCCGGCACTGATCGAGGAGCTGATCCGGGTTATCCCGATCGGCAAGCTGTCGGCTTTCCCGCGCATCACCACTCAGGCAGTGAGTACCAGCCGTGGTGAGATTCCGGAAGGCACCTGCGTGTATGCCAATGTGTTCCTGGCCAACCGCGACCCGGCCGTGTTCAGCGAGCCGCTGCGGATCAACCCACTGCGTGAGGACAAGGCCGCACACATCCAGTTCGGCCATGGCATCCACAGTTGCATGGGCCCGGCCCTGGCCCGGCTGGAAATCGGCATCGTACTCGAGACGCTGATCGAACAGTTGCCCGACATGCAGCTGGACCGCGCGCCGAAATCGCTGGCCTGGATCAACGGCACCGTGCTGCGCCGTCCCAACGAACTTCCGGTGCGTTTCTGA
- a CDS encoding AfsA-related hotdog domain-containing protein, whose protein sequence is MEALAQALPASLCPFAAGAVETDNKTANNKHYIVVGNRIKNHCNNDLFISADAAHALASSGQAALTLHIGQGVSDDQLSNLYALNKPQVSLVPEQLSVRACRSTTHKHERHNIAISKVVDNGNGTFSAALMIDEANAELSDHLTGQHISGMMIVEAARQLSIATAEQFYIAPAARGKANFITNSIRVDYNDFLLPVPTEILCIPVTLKRSGPINFRFTVAMQFRQQGRALATVEFDTSVIDSRYFYLKENQLLHRYITMMD, encoded by the coding sequence ATGGAAGCGCTCGCTCAGGCTTTGCCCGCCTCACTGTGCCCGTTTGCCGCAGGCGCTGTTGAGACCGATAACAAAACCGCCAACAACAAACATTACATCGTGGTTGGCAACCGTATAAAAAATCACTGCAACAATGACCTGTTCATTTCCGCAGATGCCGCCCACGCCCTTGCAAGTTCCGGACAGGCCGCACTGACATTGCATATTGGCCAGGGCGTCAGCGATGATCAACTTTCAAACTTGTACGCACTAAATAAACCGCAAGTCAGCCTGGTACCGGAACAGCTGAGCGTTCGTGCCTGCAGAAGCACAACGCATAAACATGAACGGCACAATATTGCCATCTCGAAAGTGGTCGATAACGGCAATGGCACCTTCAGCGCAGCGCTGATGATCGATGAAGCCAACGCCGAGCTCAGCGACCATCTCACCGGCCAGCACATCTCCGGAATGATGATCGTGGAAGCCGCCCGACAGCTGTCGATCGCCACCGCCGAACAGTTCTACATCGCACCCGCGGCCCGGGGCAAAGCCAACTTCATCACCAACAGCATTCGGGTCGATTACAACGACTTCCTGTTGCCGGTACCGACAGAAATCCTGTGCATTCCGGTCACCCTCAAGCGCAGCGGGCCGATCAACTTCCGCTTCACCGTCGCCATGCAGTTCCGCCAGCAAGGACGGGCCCTCGCGACGGTCGAGTTCGATACCTCGGTGATCGACTCGCGCTACTTCTACCTGAAGGAAAACCAGCTGCTGCACCGTTACATCACGATGATGGACTGA